The following are encoded in a window of Chitinophagaceae bacterium genomic DNA:
- a CDS encoding carboxypeptidase-like regulatory domain-containing protein, with amino-acid sequence MKKITFSLLAFFVPALSFSQSYFIAKGKILDAVTKQPLQAASVFAENTTLGTATDADGSFSLYLPNGGYNLVITFTGYQTETKRITSGDDGNNSILIELGQKEKELEDVVVKASFEVKDGWEKYGDFFLENFIGKTTNSRLCSIRNREVLHFFYYKRKNRLKILADAPVEIVNDALGYSVKYTLDSFTHEYNTQVSLYTGYPLFKELEPANEEQRNTWKSNRATAYNGSILHFMRSMYRKKLKEEGFEIQFLVKENEKERAIPLKNFYSAVNYKMDDTAKTVAIVPNQKEVAVLYKGEEPSKLFLEANTEASAKFQLSVVSFLPNESLEIEQNGYYYEQSNITITGYWAWEKVADMLPYNFSDTPGPAVTKEEVVTSPSVVPQLETRSADPLTGLAWKTEESRIMEGNNVSYYKRGGQENTINLDNDLYRFNTDNTGTWTFNGQDYKFTWNYSNAERTKIRMIMQYPTPLIVNLENIVISATAFSYTRLQQANGVNLMAIETRTVK; translated from the coding sequence ATGAAAAAAATCACCTTTAGCCTGCTGGCATTTTTTGTTCCGGCCTTATCTTTTTCCCAATCCTATTTTATTGCCAAAGGGAAGATACTGGATGCAGTTACAAAGCAACCACTGCAGGCGGCATCGGTATTTGCCGAAAACACCACGTTGGGGACCGCCACAGATGCAGATGGAAGTTTTTCATTGTACCTGCCCAACGGCGGGTATAACCTCGTTATAACATTTACCGGTTACCAGACGGAAACAAAACGCATCACGTCCGGGGATGATGGCAATAACTCCATTTTGATCGAACTGGGGCAAAAGGAAAAAGAACTGGAAGATGTGGTTGTCAAGGCAAGTTTTGAAGTAAAGGACGGGTGGGAGAAATACGGTGATTTTTTCCTGGAAAATTTTATTGGAAAAACCACCAACAGCCGGCTGTGCAGTATCAGGAACAGAGAAGTGCTGCACTTCTTTTATTATAAAAGAAAGAACCGGCTGAAGATACTGGCCGATGCACCGGTTGAAATAGTGAATGATGCATTGGGGTATTCCGTTAAATATACACTTGATTCCTTTACGCATGAGTATAATACACAGGTGAGCCTTTATACCGGGTACCCGTTGTTTAAGGAACTGGAACCCGCAAACGAAGAGCAAAGGAACACCTGGAAATCAAACCGGGCCACTGCATACAATGGCTCCATCCTCCACTTTATGCGCAGTATGTACCGGAAAAAACTGAAGGAAGAGGGTTTTGAGATACAGTTTCTGGTGAAGGAGAATGAAAAGGAAAGAGCCATCCCGCTGAAGAATTTTTACAGCGCGGTTAATTATAAGATGGATGATACGGCCAAAACAGTTGCGATCGTACCCAACCAGAAAGAGGTGGCGGTTCTTTATAAGGGGGAAGAGCCTTCAAAATTATTCCTGGAGGCAAACACGGAAGCGTCGGCCAAATTCCAGCTTTCGGTAGTGTCATTCCTTCCGAATGAGTCCCTGGAGATCGAACAGAATGGCTATTACTATGAACAGAGTAACATAACCATCACCGGTTACTGGGCATGGGAGAAAGTGGCCGATATGCTGCCCTATAATTTTTCAGACACACCGGGACCGGCTGTGACAAAAGAAGAAGTGGTAACGTCCCCTTCTGTTGTACCACAACTGGAGACCCGGTCAGCAGACCCTCTTACCGGCCTGGCCTGGAAAACGGAAGAAAGCCGGATAATGGAGGGCAATAATGTTTCGTATTACAAAAGGGGCGGACAGGAGAACACGATCAATCTGGATAATGATCTTTACAGGTTCAACACAGATAATACAGGTACCTGGACGTTCAACGGGCAGGATTATAAATTCACCTGGAATTACAGCAATGCGGAAAGAACAAAGATCCGGATGATCATGCAATATCCCACGCCGCTTATTGTAAACCTGGAGAATATCGTGATCAGCGCCACAGCATTTTCCTATACACGGCTGCAGCAGGCCAATGGAGTGAATTTAATGGCGATCGAAACAAGGACAGTAAAATAA
- a CDS encoding NAD-dependent epimerase/dehydratase family protein, with product MVLVTGGAGLVGAELIRQLLDKGKKVIALYNKTPLPDFGSTNLVQVQCNILDVTGLEEAMQGVEEVYHCAAIVTFNPKRRNEMYKINIEGTANVVNAALDAGVRKMVYVSSVAALGRIREKQVINETMNWSEETSNSAYGQSKFLAEMEVWRGIGEGLNAVMVNPTIIFGPGDWHSGSSAIFKNIYNGFPGTRMVQPVLWMCGMWLLL from the coding sequence ATGGTGCTTGTAACCGGCGGTGCAGGTTTAGTTGGGGCAGAACTTATCAGGCAACTGCTGGATAAGGGAAAAAAAGTCATTGCTCTTTACAACAAAACACCGTTACCGGATTTTGGTTCCACCAACCTGGTACAGGTGCAATGCAATATATTGGATGTGACCGGCCTGGAAGAAGCCATGCAGGGAGTGGAAGAGGTTTATCATTGTGCTGCCATTGTTACGTTCAATCCAAAGCGCCGGAACGAGATGTACAAGATAAATATTGAAGGAACCGCCAACGTGGTGAACGCTGCGTTGGATGCGGGGGTGCGGAAAATGGTCTATGTAAGCTCTGTTGCCGCACTGGGCCGCATCCGGGAAAAACAGGTGATAAATGAAACCATGAACTGGTCGGAAGAGACCAGCAACAGCGCCTACGGCCAAAGTAAATTCCTGGCCGAAATGGAGGTCTGGCGTGGTATCGGCGAAGGGTTGAATGCGGTGATGGTGAACCCAACGATCATATTCGGACCCGGCGACTGGCACAGCGGATCTTCGGCCATCTTTAAAAATATTTACAACGGATTTCCCGGTACCCGGATGGTACAACCGGTTTTGTGGATGTGCGGGATGTGGTTGCTGCTATGA
- a CDS encoding 3-hydroxybutyryl-CoA dehydrogenase has product MAQSINSICVIGAGTMGSGIALASAHSGFYTLLFDINNEVLEKARASVQKNLQFLVDKQKISAGEKENVINRIQFITDTNDCLADVIIEAIVEKPEAKVAIFNQLAEVNHAEVIFASNTSSLSVSQIQAKVMHPQRVVGMHFFNPAHIMKLVEVVKGEQTSDAVAKAIYDLCLQMNKTPVMCKDAPGFIVNRVARHYYLEAMKLVETGVAGIENVDDIMEATGFKMGPFRLMDLIGNDINLAVSQSLYEASGFAERFRPSPLQQQKVADGELGKKTGKGYYSY; this is encoded by the coding sequence ATGGCTCAATCAATAAACAGCATCTGCGTCATCGGTGCCGGCACCATGGGAAGCGGCATTGCTCTGGCTTCGGCACATAGTGGCTTTTATACGTTGTTGTTCGATATCAATAACGAAGTACTGGAAAAAGCAAGGGCCTCCGTTCAAAAGAACCTGCAGTTCCTGGTTGACAAACAAAAAATATCAGCCGGGGAAAAAGAAAATGTTATCAACCGCATTCAGTTCATCACCGATACCAACGATTGCCTGGCCGATGTGATCATAGAGGCTATTGTTGAAAAGCCGGAGGCCAAAGTGGCCATCTTCAATCAACTGGCAGAAGTAAATCATGCGGAAGTGATCTTTGCCAGCAACACTTCTTCTCTGTCTGTTTCCCAGATACAGGCTAAGGTCATGCACCCGCAACGGGTGGTTGGCATGCACTTTTTCAATCCTGCCCACATCATGAAACTGGTGGAAGTGGTAAAAGGAGAACAGACATCAGATGCCGTTGCCAAAGCCATTTATGACCTTTGCCTGCAGATGAATAAAACGCCGGTGATGTGTAAAGATGCCCCGGGTTTTATCGTGAACCGGGTTGCCCGTCATTATTACCTGGAAGCGATGAAACTGGTTGAAACAGGTGTTGCAGGCATTGAAAATGTAGACGACATCATGGAGGCAACGGGTTTTAAAATGGGACCCTTCCGTTTGATGGACCTGATCGGAAATGACATCAACCTGGCTGTTTCTCAGTCACTGTACGAAGCCAGTGGATTTGCTGAACGTTTTAGGCCATCACCTTTACAGCAACAAAAAGTTGCTGATGGAGAACTGGGCAAAAAAACGGGGAAGGGTTATTATTCCTATTAA
- the pheS gene encoding phenylalanine--tRNA ligase subunit alpha, translating into MEQLLSQIEELKKEIAAYHDGDAETFRIKYLGTKGLVKAMMGEMKNVAAENKKEAGQLLNEFKLFTEEKYTELKSRSANGQQSTANEIDLTLPGDPMPLGSRHPISLVKNRMISVFQRLGFAVAEGPEIEDDFHNFTALNLPENHPARDMQDTFYISQNPDWLLRTHTSSVQVREMEKGKLPIRIICPGRVYRNETISARAHCFFHQVEGLYIAENVSFADLKQTLYFFVQEMFGETVKIRFRPSYFPFTEPSAEMDISCLICGGEGCSVCKRTGWVEILGCGMVHPNVLENCGIDSNKYTGFAFGMGIERITMLKYQIRDLRLFSENDVRFLDQFTGAV; encoded by the coding sequence ATGGAACAGTTGTTATCACAGATCGAAGAGCTGAAAAAAGAAATTGCGGCTTATCACGACGGCGATGCCGAGACCTTTCGCATTAAATACCTGGGTACAAAGGGCCTCGTAAAAGCCATGATGGGTGAAATGAAGAATGTGGCGGCTGAAAATAAAAAAGAAGCCGGCCAGTTATTGAACGAATTCAAACTCTTTACTGAAGAAAAATATACCGAACTAAAATCGCGATCGGCCAACGGCCAACAATCAACGGCCAACGAAATTGACCTCACCCTTCCCGGTGACCCGATGCCTTTGGGCAGCCGTCATCCCATCAGCCTGGTTAAGAACCGGATGATATCGGTTTTTCAGCGGCTTGGATTTGCGGTGGCCGAGGGGCCGGAGATCGAAGATGATTTTCATAATTTCACCGCCCTTAATTTACCCGAAAACCACCCTGCCCGTGATATGCAGGACACGTTTTATATCTCACAAAACCCCGATTGGTTATTACGTACGCATACTTCCAGTGTGCAGGTACGTGAAATGGAAAAAGGAAAATTGCCCATCCGCATCATTTGCCCGGGACGTGTTTATCGCAACGAGACCATCAGTGCCCGGGCACATTGCTTCTTTCACCAGGTAGAAGGATTATATATTGCCGAGAACGTTTCCTTTGCCGACCTCAAACAAACCCTTTACTTTTTTGTGCAGGAGATGTTCGGCGAAACGGTGAAGATCCGTTTCCGGCCCAGTTACTTCCCGTTCACGGAACCCAGTGCAGAAATGGACATCAGTTGCCTCATTTGCGGTGGCGAGGGATGCAGCGTTTGTAAGCGAACAGGCTGGGTGGAGATATTGGGTTGCGGCATGGTGCACCCGAATGTGCTGGAGAACTGCGGCATCGACAGCAACAAATACACCGGCTTTGCCTTTGGCATGGGCATCGAACGGATAACCATGCTCAAATACCAGATCAGGGACCTGCGCCTGTTCAGTGAGAATGATGTACGGTTTTTAGATCAGTTTACAGGAGCGGTATAA
- a CDS encoding Bax inhibitor-1/YccA family protein, translating to MELFKSGNPALSEKRFKDTVLADVVTHENAMTVKGTLQKFGFLFLMVLGTSFYSWKEFAEGGNVQPLIYIGAFGGLVVAIVLMFKKEWSPYLAPAYALLEGLFLGAISAYYQYAFAEQAPGIVINAIGLTFGTAIAMYLLYSFRIIKATAKFKAIIITATAGIAIFYLIAIVLGLFGIQIPFLHEGSAMGIGFSVFVVALAALNLILDFDMIERGVELGAPKYMEWYGAFGLLVTIVWLYLEILRLLSKISKK from the coding sequence ATGGAACTGTTTAAATCAGGTAATCCCGCCTTATCTGAAAAAAGATTCAAGGATACCGTACTTGCGGATGTGGTAACCCACGAAAATGCAATGACCGTAAAAGGCACCCTGCAGAAATTCGGATTTTTGTTTTTGATGGTGCTGGGCACCTCCTTTTATTCCTGGAAAGAATTTGCGGAGGGGGGAAATGTTCAACCCCTTATTTATATTGGCGCTTTTGGCGGATTGGTGGTGGCCATTGTATTGATGTTTAAAAAAGAATGGTCGCCATACCTGGCCCCGGCTTATGCCTTGCTGGAAGGACTGTTCCTTGGCGCAATTTCCGCGTATTATCAATATGCTTTTGCCGAACAGGCTCCCGGCATTGTCATCAATGCCATCGGCCTTACTTTCGGAACCGCCATTGCCATGTACCTGCTTTACAGTTTCAGGATAATAAAAGCCACTGCTAAATTCAAAGCGATCATCATAACAGCCACCGCCGGCATCGCCATTTTCTACCTGATCGCCATCGTGCTTGGCCTGTTTGGTATCCAGATCCCTTTTTTGCATGAAGGCAGTGCCATGGGAATAGGTTTTTCTGTTTTCGTTGTTGCTCTCGCTGCACTGAACCTCATCCTGGATTTTGATATGATCGAACGGGGTGTTGAACTGGGCGCTCCCAAATACATGGAATGGTACGGCGCTTTCGGATTACTGGTGACCATTGTCTGGTTATACCTGGAGATACTGCGCCTGTTATCCAAGATCAGTAAAAAATAA
- a CDS encoding arsenate reductase ArsC, translated as MKKKILFVCIENSNRSQMSQAFAKILGGNDVEAYSAGSKPSGLVNPKAIAAMKELGYDLGTHDSKSLDEVKQFAPFDAVVTMGCGDACPWMPAKKFIDWQIPDPKHMEPEQFNEVRDLISGKVKELLNELK; from the coding sequence ATGAAAAAGAAGATCCTTTTTGTCTGCATCGAAAACAGCAACCGTAGCCAGATGAGCCAGGCATTTGCCAAAATACTGGGCGGGAATGATGTGGAAGCCTACAGCGCCGGCAGCAAACCCAGCGGGCTGGTAAATCCCAAAGCCATTGCAGCCATGAAGGAATTAGGGTATGACCTGGGTACGCATGACAGCAAAAGCCTTGATGAGGTAAAGCAGTTTGCTCCTTTTGATGCCGTGGTTACCATGGGTTGTGGCGATGCCTGTCCCTGGATGCCGGCAAAGAAATTCATCGACTGGCAGATACCCGATCCGAAGCACATGGAACCGGAACAGTTCAATGAGGTAAGGGACCTTATTTCGGGTAAAGTAAAAGAGCTGTTGAATGAGCTAAAATAA
- a CDS encoding GNAT family N-acetyltransferase — translation MKEAPTVSLKIVVSEKERQQAIGLLTQQQLPVSDITEDTLLYVLLDGEKMIGTAGLEIFDDCALLRSVSVIKEAQGMGLGRIINNGMEKYAKESGINCLYLITTTAKDFFDRQGYCAIDRAATPGSIMQTAQFTALCPSTAVVMKKRI, via the coding sequence ATGAAAGAAGCACCAACAGTTTCATTAAAGATCGTAGTAAGCGAAAAAGAGAGGCAGCAAGCAATTGGTTTATTAACGCAGCAGCAGTTACCCGTTTCTGATATCACAGAAGATACCCTGCTGTATGTATTGCTGGATGGAGAAAAAATGATCGGTACGGCGGGCCTGGAAATATTTGATGACTGTGCCCTGCTCCGCAGCGTAAGCGTGATAAAGGAGGCGCAGGGAATGGGCCTGGGCAGGATCATCAACAACGGTATGGAAAAGTATGCAAAGGAAAGCGGCATTAACTGCCTCTATCTGATCACCACCACAGCAAAAGACTTTTTTGACCGCCAGGGATATTGTGCAATTGACCGGGCAGCAACACCCGGAAGCATAATGCAGACAGCGCAATTCACTGCGCTCTGCCCGTCAACCGCAGTGGTAATGAAAAAACGTATATAA
- a CDS encoding arsenite methyltransferase gives MNNESQIKELVKEKYAAIAEQDKDQNAASCCGATSACCGDEVYNIMADDYTKLEGYNPDADLGLGCGLPTEFAKIKAGDTVIDLGSGAGNDAFIARRIVGENGKVLGVDFTEAMIKKARANAEKLNFNNVEFRLGDIDDMPVTSGYADVIVSNCVLNLVPNKYKVISEIYRVLKPGGHFSISDIVLEGELPAKWKEVAELYAGCVSGAVQKQVYLEMIKEAGFNNITLQKDKTINIPDDILANYLSAEEIATYKKGNTRITSITVYAEKPAKDDRKCCEPGSGCC, from the coding sequence ATGAACAACGAATCTCAGATCAAAGAACTGGTAAAAGAAAAGTATGCCGCCATTGCGGAGCAGGACAAGGATCAGAATGCCGCTTCCTGCTGCGGCGCCACATCCGCCTGTTGCGGTGATGAGGTCTATAACATAATGGCAGATGATTACACAAAACTGGAAGGCTATAACCCCGATGCCGACCTGGGCCTTGGATGCGGCCTGCCAACCGAATTTGCAAAGATCAAAGCCGGTGATACGGTGATCGACCTGGGCAGTGGCGCCGGCAACGATGCGTTTATTGCCCGCAGGATCGTGGGGGAGAATGGAAAGGTACTGGGGGTTGATTTTACCGAAGCCATGATCAAAAAGGCAAGGGCCAATGCCGAAAAACTGAACTTTAACAACGTGGAGTTCAGGCTGGGCGATATTGACGATATGCCGGTTACCTCGGGTTATGCCGATGTGATCGTAAGCAACTGTGTATTGAACCTGGTGCCCAACAAATACAAGGTCATCAGCGAAATTTACCGGGTATTGAAACCAGGCGGTCATTTTTCCATTTCGGATATTGTACTGGAAGGGGAGTTGCCCGCCAAATGGAAAGAAGTGGCAGAGCTCTATGCAGGTTGTGTTTCGGGCGCAGTTCAAAAACAGGTGTACCTGGAAATGATCAAAGAGGCCGGGTTTAATAACATCACCCTGCAAAAAGACAAGACCATAAATATCCCGGACGATATTCTTGCCAATTACCTCAGTGCAGAGGAGATCGCAACCTATAAAAAAGGCAATACCCGGATCACCAGCATTACGGTATATGCTGAAAAGCCTGCGAAGGATGACCGGAAATGCTGTGAACCCGGGAGCGGATGCTGCTGA
- a CDS encoding winged helix-turn-helix transcriptional regulator — translation MAIHKKEEFSQKEQDLAAFAKALAHPARIAILKLLAQRNECICGELVDGLPLSQSTVSQHLKELKNAGLIDGNIDGPRSCYCINWKAFDKFMGEFSFLFNKLKVQNEKACC, via the coding sequence ATGGCCATTCACAAAAAAGAAGAATTCTCCCAAAAGGAACAGGACCTGGCCGCTTTTGCCAAAGCGCTGGCTCACCCGGCCCGCATTGCCATTCTTAAATTACTGGCACAGCGGAATGAATGTATCTGCGGTGAACTAGTGGACGGGTTGCCCCTTTCGCAATCCACCGTATCCCAGCATTTAAAAGAACTGAAGAATGCCGGGCTCATTGACGGAAATATTGACGGCCCGAGAAGCTGTTACTGCATCAACTGGAAGGCCTTTGACAAGTTCATGGGCGAATTCAGCTTCCTGTTCAATAAACTGAAAGTACAGAACGAAAAAGCCTGCTGCTAA
- a CDS encoding TIGR00266 family protein, whose protein sequence is MISNHEIDYRIYGEELQFVEIELDPNETAIAESGAFMMMDNGIQMNTIFGDGSQQQDNGILGKLFSAGKRLLVGESLFMTAFTNVGQGKKRVSFAAPYTGKIISFDLSRLGGKIIAQKDAFLCAAKGVSIGIEFQRRLGTGIFGGEGFIMEKIEGDGMAFAHAGGYVVEKELQAGEILKVDTGCVVAYTAGVDFDIEFVRGIKNWMFGGEGLFFAKLQGPGKVWLQSLPISRLAGRIMQYGTYKRKEEGSILGGLGNLLDGRE, encoded by the coding sequence ATGATATCAAATCACGAAATCGACTACAGGATCTACGGGGAAGAACTCCAGTTTGTGGAAATTGAACTGGACCCCAATGAAACAGCCATTGCCGAAAGCGGCGCTTTTATGATGATGGACAACGGTATCCAGATGAACACCATCTTTGGAGACGGAAGCCAGCAGCAGGATAACGGCATACTCGGTAAATTATTCAGTGCCGGCAAAAGATTACTGGTAGGGGAAAGTTTATTTATGACCGCCTTCACCAATGTGGGACAGGGAAAAAAGCGGGTAAGCTTTGCAGCGCCTTACACAGGAAAGATCATCTCGTTTGACCTGAGCCGGTTGGGGGGTAAGATCATCGCACAGAAAGATGCTTTTCTCTGTGCAGCAAAAGGGGTGAGTATCGGTATTGAGTTTCAACGAAGGCTTGGCACCGGAATTTTTGGCGGGGAAGGATTCATCATGGAAAAGATCGAGGGCGATGGAATGGCATTTGCACATGCAGGCGGGTACGTAGTAGAAAAGGAATTGCAGGCCGGCGAAATATTGAAAGTAGATACGGGTTGTGTGGTTGCCTATACCGCAGGGGTGGATTTTGACATTGAATTTGTGCGGGGGATCAAGAACTGGATGTTTGGCGGGGAAGGATTATTCTTTGCCAAATTGCAGGGACCGGGAAAGGTCTGGCTGCAGTCACTGCCCATCAGCCGCCTGGCGGGCCGCATCATGCAATACGGTACGTATAAGCGGAAGGAAGAAGGAAGTATTTTAGGGGGGCTGGGTAATTTGTTGGACGGAAGAGAATAA